Proteins encoded by one window of Thermococcus sp. Bubb.Bath:
- the nth gene encoding endonuclease III, producing the protein MGTRSLSLSLEGFTFEESWEEKKKRAEKIVEILMKTHPREKLLIGDPYRTLVHCIISQRMRDEVTYRVWEELFKKYRDIETIANTPVEEMKEFLRKQGVGLWKTKGEWIVKASQIILEKYGGKVPDDIHELMKLPGIGRKCANIVLAYGFGRQAIPVDTHVNRISKRLGLAPPRVAPEKVEEYLTELIPKEKWIYVNHAMVDHGRSICRPINPKCEECPLRELCPYAKGIVRDEDIKGSGKKKKASQP; encoded by the coding sequence ATGGGGACAAGGTCACTGTCATTGAGCCTTGAGGGCTTCACCTTCGAGGAGAGCTGGGAGGAGAAGAAAAAGAGGGCCGAGAAGATAGTTGAAATCCTGATGAAGACCCATCCAAGGGAGAAGCTCCTCATCGGCGACCCCTATCGAACGCTCGTTCACTGCATAATCTCCCAGAGGATGCGCGATGAGGTTACCTACCGCGTCTGGGAGGAGCTGTTTAAGAAGTACAGGGACATCGAGACGATAGCCAATACGCCCGTCGAGGAGATGAAGGAGTTCCTGAGGAAGCAGGGGGTCGGCCTCTGGAAGACCAAGGGTGAGTGGATAGTCAAGGCCTCTCAGATAATCCTTGAGAAGTACGGCGGAAAAGTTCCTGATGACATCCACGAGCTTATGAAGCTCCCTGGAATAGGGAGGAAGTGCGCCAACATAGTCCTGGCCTACGGCTTTGGAAGACAGGCGATTCCCGTTGATACCCACGTTAACAGAATAAGCAAAAGACTCGGCTTGGCCCCACCGCGCGTTGCCCCTGAAAAGGTCGAGGAGTATCTCACGGAGTTGATTCCAAAGGAGAAGTGGATCTATGTCAACCACGCGATGGTCGACCACGGGAGGAGCATCTGCAGGCCAATAAACCCCAAGTGCGAAGAATGCCCGCTTAGAGAGCTCTGCCCCTACGCTAAGGGGATTGTAAGAGATGAAGACATAAAAGGGAGCGGAAAGAAAAAGAAAGCTTCTCAGCCTTGA
- a CDS encoding ATPase has protein sequence MKITLKPLFDVELPAGFEEIIRSKLIGREVKTGETVEIDLLGKPLAFKAILTDPSPMKVSQNTRIEITRSEVKEITLEFSGEVREVLSFSKGLVVVLENEVRIYNWNGQKLYSREFEELKEVRVAEGKVVVVYGDKVTVIEP, from the coding sequence ATGAAGATTACACTCAAACCCCTCTTCGATGTTGAGCTCCCGGCCGGCTTTGAAGAAATCATCCGTTCTAAATTGATAGGCAGGGAGGTAAAAACAGGCGAGACCGTCGAGATAGACCTCCTCGGGAAGCCCCTAGCCTTTAAGGCCATCCTTACAGACCCGAGTCCAATGAAGGTCTCCCAAAACACCAGAATAGAGATAACAAGGAGTGAAGTGAAGGAGATAACCCTTGAATTCAGTGGAGAGGTTCGGGAGGTGCTCTCCTTCTCGAAGGGCCTCGTCGTTGTCCTCGAAAACGAGGTTCGAATATACAACTGGAACGGGCAAAAGCTTTATAGCAGGGAGTTCGAGGAACTGAAAGAAGTTAGGGTGGCAGAAGGAAAGGTGGTGGTAGTTTATGGGGACAAGGTCACTGTCATTGAGCCTTGA
- a CDS encoding PadR family transcriptional regulator, translated as MEKPKFKGHLKILVLKLLEEGPLHGYGIMVELEKRYGIPHPSPGTIYPILASLKRAGLIEVAGGGRREKKLYQITEKGKEYLREHDYEVKEVLETAERFREFARLGGRELAEVLKEAFNSVNELSEEQKRALAREFAEFTKRVRLILLGEMPEERA; from the coding sequence ATGGAGAAGCCGAAGTTTAAAGGACACCTCAAAATCCTCGTTCTCAAGCTCCTTGAGGAGGGCCCACTGCACGGTTACGGCATAATGGTGGAACTTGAGAAAAGATACGGTATACCCCACCCAAGCCCTGGGACGATATATCCGATACTTGCCTCTCTGAAGAGGGCCGGCCTGATCGAGGTCGCCGGTGGGGGCAGGCGGGAGAAAAAGCTCTACCAGATAACAGAGAAAGGGAAGGAGTATCTACGGGAGCATGATTACGAGGTAAAGGAGGTCCTTGAGACTGCAGAGCGATTCAGAGAGTTCGCCCGCCTCGGCGGCAGGGAGCTGGCGGAAGTGCTCAAGGAGGCCTTCAACTCCGTTAACGAGCTGAGCGAGGAACAGAAGAGAGCTCTCGCGAGGGAGTTTGCTGAGTTCACCAAGAGGGTGAGACTGATTCTCCTCGGAGAGATGCCGGAGGAGAGAGCATGA
- a CDS encoding ferredoxin family protein → MSEALHWTAYYKEMEKNAPLKIYYPICGGGEECIFVCPYADSIWEVVPMEVSLFGVRHKVRLRPFMANPEACKKCYLCVQACPTGALRPAEEEIKRPALVLLYNALRLPFKKRYGLKFVFRKEHGEKFKRNNWPERYGVV, encoded by the coding sequence ATGAGCGAGGCCCTTCACTGGACTGCCTACTATAAGGAAATGGAGAAAAACGCTCCACTGAAGATTTACTACCCCATCTGCGGTGGAGGGGAGGAGTGCATCTTCGTCTGCCCCTATGCAGACTCGATATGGGAAGTCGTCCCGATGGAGGTGAGTCTCTTCGGCGTAAGGCACAAAGTTCGCCTGAGGCCCTTCATGGCGAACCCCGAGGCGTGTAAGAAATGCTACCTCTGCGTCCAGGCGTGTCCAACAGGGGCGCTGAGGCCCGCTGAAGAAGAGATCAAACGTCCAGCCCTTGTTCTGCTGTACAACGCCCTCCGGTTGCCGTTCAAGAAGAGGTACGGCCTAAAGTTCGTCTTCAGAAAGGAGCACGGCGAGAAGTTCAAGCGCAACAACTGGCCCGAGAGGTACGGGGTGGTATGA
- a CDS encoding phosphoglycerate kinase, with translation MFRLTDFTYEGKTVFLRADLNSPVENGRITSDARFRAVLPTIRHLLEDGAKVVVATHQSRPYKGDYITTEEHAEILSRLLNQEVEYVEDIFGKNARERIGALKPGEVIMLENLRFSAEEVFYKPIEECEKTFFVRKLTPLIDYVVNDAFAAAHRSQPSLVGFARLKPMIMGELLEAEVDALSRAYESDDRPRVYILGGAKVDDSLRVAENVLRNGKADLILTGGLVGQIFTLAKGFDLGDANVGFLHRKGLLELVDWAERILDEFYPYVRTPVDFAVDYHEERLEVDLLGGDKRLFDEYPILDIGSRTVEKYREILDSAKIIVANGPMGVFEREGFAHGTVGVFRAIGESPAFSIVGGGHSIASVYRYNITGISHVSTGGGAMLSFFAGEELPVLKALEISYERFREGTDKPKTELSLLFHQ, from the coding sequence ATGTTCAGGCTCACGGATTTCACCTATGAAGGCAAAACCGTGTTTCTGAGGGCAGACCTCAACTCCCCCGTCGAGAACGGAAGGATAACGAGCGACGCACGCTTTCGAGCGGTTCTCCCAACTATTCGGCACCTCCTTGAGGATGGGGCGAAGGTCGTGGTGGCGACCCACCAGAGCAGGCCCTACAAGGGCGACTACATAACTACGGAGGAGCACGCGGAAATCCTAAGCAGGCTCCTCAACCAGGAGGTCGAATACGTTGAGGATATCTTTGGAAAAAACGCCCGCGAGAGAATAGGCGCCCTGAAACCTGGAGAAGTCATAATGCTCGAAAACCTCCGCTTCTCTGCCGAAGAAGTCTTCTATAAACCCATTGAGGAGTGCGAGAAGACCTTCTTCGTGCGGAAGCTCACCCCGCTCATCGATTACGTTGTGAACGACGCCTTTGCGGCAGCCCACAGGAGCCAGCCTTCTCTGGTGGGCTTTGCCCGACTGAAGCCGATGATAATGGGGGAGTTACTGGAGGCCGAGGTCGATGCACTGAGCAGAGCCTACGAAAGCGACGATAGGCCGAGAGTCTACATCCTGGGCGGTGCAAAGGTCGATGATTCACTCCGCGTTGCAGAGAACGTCCTGAGGAATGGAAAAGCCGACCTCATACTCACTGGTGGCCTCGTTGGACAGATCTTCACGCTGGCCAAGGGCTTTGACCTTGGAGATGCCAACGTAGGGTTCCTTCACAGGAAGGGTCTCCTTGAACTTGTGGACTGGGCTGAACGGATACTGGACGAGTTCTACCCCTACGTCAGAACTCCGGTCGATTTTGCCGTAGATTACCATGAAGAACGCCTTGAGGTTGACCTTCTGGGTGGAGATAAGAGGCTCTTTGACGAGTATCCAATCCTCGACATAGGTTCTCGCACAGTGGAGAAGTACCGTGAAATCCTTGATAGTGCAAAGATAATCGTCGCAAACGGCCCGATGGGCGTCTTCGAGAGGGAGGGGTTCGCCCACGGAACCGTTGGAGTTTTCAGGGCCATTGGCGAAAGCCCGGCATTCTCCATTGTCGGCGGGGGTCACTCCATAGCGAGCGTCTACAGGTACAACATCACCGGGATAAGCCACGTCTCAACGGGCGGCGGGGCAATGCTGAGCTTTTTCGCGGGGGAGGAACTTCCTGTTCTCAAGGCTCTGGAGATAAGCTATGAAAGGTTCAGGGAAGGAACAGATAAACCCAAAACGGAACTTTCACTTCTTTTTCACCAGTAG
- a CDS encoding HD domain-containing protein, which produces MSGKIIHDGIHGSMKIDGVILNLVKTPEFQRLRNIRQLGLAYLVYPGANHTRFEHSLGAWNVARRLSGELELEEEDAMVLEIAALLHDIGHGPFSHTFESIYKNYTKEHDHMRLGRDIILGRIDITDGNGGGRIPDILNEYGVSPEEVAELVFGRHRKKYVGQALHGDVDVDQIDYLIRDAHYTGVAHGIIDLERLLKVLTIHDGELMVEEKGIEAVEGMMVARSLMYSRVYFHHTVKIAEGMLTRALESALEQDHLWDFWKMIDCRVLVELEDLEGYPAEMVRRIKYRDLYKAAVLAGADELSQEEKRELLTAYRNVKRRQEIERALADAVGAKEGEVILEFSIADLMLSEPRLKSTDIGVLLENGEVQPLTRVTPLANALKRRQTPRWAVLIASPAQYVEDVRKAWRKVLFG; this is translated from the coding sequence ATGTCCGGAAAGATAATCCACGATGGGATACACGGCAGTATGAAAATCGACGGTGTTATTCTTAACCTCGTTAAAACACCGGAGTTTCAGAGGCTGAGAAACATAAGACAGCTGGGCCTGGCTTATCTTGTCTACCCCGGCGCCAACCACACCCGCTTTGAGCACTCGCTCGGCGCGTGGAACGTTGCGAGGAGACTCTCAGGGGAGCTTGAGCTTGAGGAAGAGGACGCCATGGTTCTTGAGATAGCGGCCCTGCTCCACGATATCGGCCACGGGCCGTTCAGCCACACCTTCGAGAGTATCTACAAGAACTACACAAAGGAACACGATCATATGCGCCTTGGGCGGGACATAATCCTGGGGCGGATAGACATAACCGACGGCAACGGCGGTGGCAGGATACCCGACATCCTGAACGAATACGGCGTATCGCCGGAGGAGGTTGCGGAGCTAGTCTTCGGGAGGCACAGGAAGAAATACGTCGGACAGGCCCTCCACGGCGATGTGGACGTTGACCAAATTGATTACCTCATAAGGGACGCGCACTACACCGGGGTCGCCCACGGCATAATCGACCTTGAGAGGCTCCTCAAGGTGCTCACGATACACGACGGGGAGCTCATGGTGGAGGAAAAGGGGATAGAGGCTGTTGAGGGTATGATGGTGGCGCGCTCCCTCATGTACTCCCGCGTTTACTTCCACCACACGGTTAAGATAGCGGAGGGAATGCTCACCAGGGCCCTTGAATCGGCCCTTGAGCAGGACCACCTGTGGGACTTCTGGAAGATGATAGACTGCAGGGTTCTCGTCGAGCTGGAGGACCTTGAGGGCTATCCGGCGGAGATGGTAAGGAGAATAAAGTACCGCGACCTGTACAAGGCGGCGGTTCTTGCCGGGGCCGATGAGCTCTCCCAGGAGGAGAAGAGGGAGCTTCTGACAGCATATCGGAACGTCAAAAGGAGGCAGGAGATTGAGAGGGCGCTGGCCGATGCCGTTGGAGCAAAGGAAGGGGAAGTAATCCTTGAGTTCAGCATAGCGGACCTGATGCTGAGCGAACCCAGATTGAAGTCGACGGATATAGGCGTTCTCCTGGAAAACGGCGAGGTGCAGCCGCTGACGAGGGTAACACCGCTTGCCAACGCCCTCAAGAGGAGGCAGACGCCGAGGTGGGCCGTCCTCATAGCCTCTCCGGCGCAGTACGTCGAGGATGTTAGAAAAGCGTGGAGGAAGGTTTTATTCGGATGA
- a CDS encoding transcriptional regulator — MERERLVRAVSNIFQKVGFRVALVELRGGCFDIVASGRFLLLFVKVSLNIDTVNEEQANDLKRLSRVFNASPLIVGLRTKNGELEDGVVYERFGIYALNPATLYSILQEGELPAIFAERGGFYVRVDGELLRELRERNGYSIGELAAILGVSRKSILNYERGEQAVSIDVAIRMEELFNEPLARPIDVLQANVEAELSSKPETPLEKEVFEKLERLGMGVVKVKKAPFNALSKENEFTILTGIDEKKTRSTVKRAEMVAEVGRIINTDGLFVLERTKTEVISEVPLIPKESLREIRDADELVEMIEELKKRVKERKSNLGLFSSE, encoded by the coding sequence ATGGAGAGGGAAAGACTGGTCAGGGCCGTATCCAATATATTCCAGAAGGTGGGATTTAGAGTTGCCCTCGTAGAGCTGAGGGGCGGTTGCTTCGATATCGTGGCCAGCGGACGCTTTCTTCTCCTCTTCGTCAAGGTGTCCCTAAACATCGACACCGTAAACGAGGAGCAGGCGAACGACCTGAAGCGCCTCTCCCGCGTCTTCAACGCCTCACCCCTTATCGTGGGCCTCAGGACGAAAAACGGGGAGCTTGAGGATGGGGTTGTTTACGAGCGCTTTGGAATCTACGCCCTCAATCCAGCGACCCTCTACAGCATTCTCCAGGAAGGAGAGCTCCCCGCGATATTCGCCGAGAGGGGGGGCTTCTACGTTAGGGTTGATGGCGAGCTTCTAAGAGAGCTCCGCGAGAGGAACGGCTACTCCATCGGCGAGCTTGCGGCCATACTAGGGGTCTCTAGGAAGAGCATCCTAAACTACGAGCGCGGAGAACAGGCGGTCTCAATAGACGTCGCCATCAGAATGGAGGAGCTGTTCAACGAACCCCTTGCCCGCCCGATAGACGTCCTCCAGGCTAATGTGGAGGCGGAACTGAGCTCAAAACCGGAGACGCCACTGGAAAAGGAGGTCTTCGAGAAACTTGAGCGACTTGGAATGGGCGTCGTCAAGGTCAAGAAGGCCCCATTCAACGCGCTTTCAAAGGAGAATGAGTTCACAATCCTAACGGGAATAGACGAGAAGAAGACGCGCTCAACGGTTAAGAGGGCCGAGATGGTGGCAGAGGTCGGGAGGATAATAAACACAGATGGCCTCTTCGTGCTCGAAAGGACCAAGACGGAGGTAATCTCGGAAGTCCCACTCATCCCAAAGGAAAGCCTCAGGGAAATCCGAGACGCGGACGAGCTCGTTGAGATGATTGAGGAACTGAAAAAGAGAGTTAAAGAGAGAAAGTCGAATCTAGGCCTTTTTTCATCCGAATAA
- a CDS encoding GNAT family N-acetyltransferase, translating to MRPVVLEGTKVALSVLMRDDIPTLWKWYNDRKVRRYLLKPHEVFFYEDELEWYETIRRNKAREKVFAIVTREQRRLVGLVGLHNIDSQSRNAEIGYFLGPEHWRKGYGTEAVALALSYAFEWLNLRKVYASVYETNRPSIAILESNGFLRAGRLRRHHYVPGEGFVDVLIYERFRDGEGVV from the coding sequence ATGAGGCCCGTCGTGTTGGAAGGTACCAAAGTTGCCCTGTCTGTTCTCATGAGGGACGACATTCCGACGCTATGGAAGTGGTACAACGACAGGAAGGTTAGAAGGTACCTGCTCAAGCCCCACGAGGTTTTCTTCTACGAGGACGAACTCGAATGGTACGAGACCATTCGCAGAAACAAGGCACGCGAGAAGGTGTTCGCAATAGTCACGCGGGAACAGCGCCGTCTGGTCGGTCTCGTTGGACTGCACAACATCGACTCTCAGAGCAGGAATGCAGAGATAGGCTATTTCTTGGGCCCTGAACACTGGAGGAAGGGTTATGGAACGGAGGCCGTTGCCCTGGCCCTGAGCTATGCCTTCGAGTGGCTCAACCTGCGCAAGGTTTACGCCAGTGTCTACGAGACCAACAGGCCCTCCATAGCGATCCTTGAGAGCAACGGCTTCCTCAGGGCTGGAAGGCTGAGGAGGCACCACTACGTTCCCGGAGAAGGGTTCGTTGACGTCCTGATCTACGAGCGCTTCAGGGACGGTGAGGGTGTTGTGTGA
- a CDS encoding potassium channel family protein — translation MLCEYVYKNGRKCRLKPIEGSKYCPLHIPFEEGEELLSDKLREVKEKNFQRRLKVGQSYFEGVYLYDAVIRGYKSKKMLVFKDSTLKSLVLDGSEVKGLILIGSTVERLIVYGTTLEVLLVKDSNVFGLNVLRVDFSGHISIRDSSVKYLMVNSTQFKGTEEGEESSYGERSVTGLILISNLRDVRRIGLNTRYPLLRRILEEHGVNVSKEGRRAVKGRELVIRGVSFNVSPRFKRHVRLTVGGFSGRLVLEDLDVFGHVEIVKSHLRSPEFIHVVTQGNLVLRGSHITVDSTWAMTVLPSLPLEVAVGGFMVVENCRFNNPNAEELFYRLARTSWEKSGDFERADEYYYLEMLARRRARPHSRRKGMKRLFDHLEVAFEWLFADVTCRYGTDWKRPIILWLAAVNIIFPLLFWATGSIVGLSGNMSFMDYEYFSIVTATTLGYGDYHPTGVGRSIASLEALFGTFMWAVFLTVFARKYMR, via the coding sequence GTGTTGTGTGAGTACGTCTACAAAAACGGCCGAAAATGCCGGCTTAAACCCATTGAAGGCTCGAAATACTGCCCCCTCCACATCCCGTTTGAAGAAGGGGAGGAGCTCCTTAGTGATAAGCTTCGGGAAGTTAAGGAGAAAAACTTCCAGAGGAGATTGAAGGTGGGGCAGAGCTACTTCGAGGGTGTCTACCTCTACGATGCTGTAATCAGAGGATATAAAAGCAAGAAAATGCTGGTCTTTAAGGATTCGACTTTAAAGAGTCTTGTTTTAGACGGTTCTGAAGTTAAGGGACTTATACTCATTGGTTCCACCGTTGAGAGACTCATCGTCTACGGGACAACGCTGGAGGTGCTTCTGGTCAAGGACTCAAACGTCTTTGGCTTGAACGTTCTGCGTGTGGATTTTTCGGGGCACATATCAATTAGGGACTCCAGTGTGAAATACCTAATGGTGAACTCAACCCAGTTCAAGGGGACGGAAGAGGGCGAGGAAAGCTCCTACGGCGAGAGGAGTGTCACTGGGCTTATACTCATATCAAACCTCCGGGACGTGAGGAGGATAGGGCTCAACACTCGCTATCCTCTCCTGAGGAGAATTCTCGAAGAGCACGGGGTAAACGTCTCCAAGGAGGGGCGTAGGGCCGTTAAGGGCAGGGAGCTCGTGATTAGGGGGGTTTCCTTTAATGTTTCCCCGCGCTTCAAACGGCACGTCAGGCTCACAGTGGGCGGTTTCTCCGGCAGGCTGGTCCTTGAGGACCTGGACGTGTTTGGCCACGTTGAGATAGTGAAGAGCCACCTCCGCTCCCCGGAGTTTATCCACGTTGTTACCCAGGGGAACCTGGTTCTGAGGGGCTCTCACATAACCGTCGACTCAACGTGGGCGATGACGGTTCTCCCCAGCCTTCCGCTGGAGGTAGCAGTTGGTGGCTTCATGGTCGTCGAAAACTGCAGGTTCAACAATCCAAACGCGGAGGAGCTGTTTTACCGCCTGGCTAGGACGAGCTGGGAAAAGAGCGGGGACTTTGAGAGGGCGGACGAGTACTACTACCTTGAGATGCTGGCGAGGAGACGGGCCCGGCCCCATTCGCGGAGAAAGGGGATGAAAAGGCTCTTTGATCACTTGGAAGTTGCCTTCGAGTGGCTCTTTGCGGATGTGACGTGCAGGTACGGCACGGATTGGAAAAGGCCAATCATACTATGGCTGGCGGCGGTGAACATTATCTTCCCTCTCCTGTTCTGGGCCACAGGAAGCATCGTTGGACTATCAGGGAACATGAGCTTCATGGACTACGAGTACTTCAGCATCGTCACCGCGACTACCCTCGGTTACGGGGACTACCATCCCACTGGTGTAGGAAGGAGCATAGCCTCTCTTGAGGCCCTCTTTGGAACGTTCATGTGGGCGGTGTTCCTCACGGTTTTCGCCAGGAAGTACATGAGATGA
- a CDS encoding ATP-NAD kinase family protein, translating into MGKVRVGFIVNPIAGMGGKVALKGTDGVVEKAIKRGARPVAPDVARLFLNELSHFDESKGMEFLTGPGPLGEDYLQEFGFPFEVIKHREISYREVAGVKIPDTTSEDTKELASKITGEVDILVFAGGDGTARDVYSVVDKRIPILGVPTGVKMFSGVFAASPESAALLLVEFARGRAKIEERDVMDLDEEAFRRDEVRPKHYGKALTPVVELLIQGAKEAQRVDEGEILEAIADAVTEEILEEDGIYFLGAGSTVKRIKDRLGINGTLLGVDVVEVKDGEARLLVRDAAEKDLLRLVGRNPKIVVTVIGGLNFLFGRGNQQFSAEVLRRIPKENIIVVAAPSKVEKGTIRVYTGDREVDEKLRGYIRVRVSPWMEKMVKVL; encoded by the coding sequence ATGGGAAAGGTAAGAGTAGGCTTTATAGTCAACCCAATAGCTGGAATGGGGGGCAAGGTGGCCCTCAAAGGAACGGACGGAGTCGTTGAGAAGGCCATAAAGAGGGGCGCAAGGCCCGTTGCCCCGGATGTGGCCCGCCTGTTCCTGAACGAGCTGAGTCACTTCGACGAATCGAAGGGCATGGAGTTCCTCACCGGTCCGGGCCCACTGGGGGAGGACTATCTCCAGGAGTTTGGTTTCCCCTTTGAGGTCATCAAACACAGAGAAATCAGTTACAGAGAGGTAGCGGGGGTTAAGATACCTGACACAACCTCGGAGGACACGAAGGAGCTCGCAAGCAAGATAACGGGAGAGGTTGACATTCTGGTCTTCGCGGGGGGAGACGGAACGGCCAGGGACGTTTATTCGGTCGTTGATAAGAGAATCCCGATCCTCGGAGTCCCCACTGGCGTTAAAATGTTCTCCGGAGTGTTTGCCGCGTCCCCTGAGAGCGCCGCCTTGCTCCTCGTTGAGTTCGCCCGTGGGAGGGCAAAGATTGAGGAAAGGGACGTGATGGACCTCGACGAGGAAGCCTTCAGGAGGGACGAGGTAAGGCCAAAGCACTACGGCAAGGCCCTCACCCCTGTGGTGGAACTTCTCATTCAGGGCGCCAAAGAGGCTCAGAGGGTGGACGAGGGCGAGATCCTTGAGGCCATAGCGGACGCCGTTACGGAGGAGATACTTGAAGAGGACGGAATATACTTCCTGGGTGCAGGCTCGACGGTAAAGAGGATAAAGGACCGCCTCGGTATAAACGGGACCCTTCTGGGTGTGGATGTCGTCGAGGTCAAAGACGGTGAAGCAAGGCTCCTTGTGAGGGACGCGGCGGAAAAGGATCTCCTCCGCCTCGTTGGCAGGAACCCGAAGATAGTGGTCACCGTGATAGGGGGTCTCAACTTCCTCTTCGGCAGGGGAAACCAGCAGTTCTCCGCGGAGGTTCTGCGTAGGATTCCAAAGGAGAACATCATCGTCGTGGCGGCCCCATCCAAGGTCGAGAAGGGTACCATAAGGGTTTACACTGGAGACAGGGAGGTGGATGAGAAGCTCAGGGGGTACATCCGCGTCCGCGTTAGCCCCTGGATGGAGAAGATGGTTAAGGTGCTCTAG
- a CDS encoding MBL fold metallo-hydrolase, which translates to MTAITILFENHAGWRKGLIGYHGFSALIEHNGYRVLVDTGTDGKVLLNNMQELGVNPDSIDALFLTHGHYDHTGGMAELLKARSEPLDVYAHPEIFARRIALTPKRREIGIPFTREELESLGAVFHLSERPQEFLPGFISSGEVERKTWDRAVGYLVKNGREVRDPVKDDIALILDLGEEIAVITGCGHSGILNIAGHAVRLTGKPIRALIGGFHLRGANEGLLRDAVEGLKKLNVKALYAGHCTGIDEYAYLKANLENVEPLFVGRVIKV; encoded by the coding sequence ATGACCGCCATTACCATTCTTTTTGAAAACCATGCCGGCTGGAGGAAGGGTCTAATTGGTTATCACGGCTTCTCCGCCCTTATTGAGCACAATGGCTACAGGGTTCTCGTCGATACGGGCACGGACGGGAAGGTCCTCCTCAACAACATGCAAGAACTCGGAGTTAACCCCGACTCAATCGACGCACTGTTCCTCACACACGGCCACTACGATCACACGGGAGGAATGGCAGAGCTTCTCAAAGCACGGAGCGAACCGCTCGACGTCTATGCCCATCCTGAAATCTTCGCGAGGAGGATAGCCCTCACTCCAAAGAGGAGGGAGATAGGAATCCCATTTACGAGAGAAGAACTTGAAAGCCTCGGGGCGGTCTTCCACTTGAGCGAGAGGCCCCAAGAGTTCCTTCCAGGTTTCATTTCCTCCGGAGAGGTAGAGAGAAAAACCTGGGACAGGGCCGTTGGATACCTCGTTAAAAACGGAAGGGAGGTTAGGGACCCCGTTAAGGATGACATTGCTCTCATCCTCGATCTTGGGGAGGAGATAGCAGTAATCACAGGCTGCGGCCACAGCGGAATCCTCAACATCGCTGGACATGCAGTGAGGTTAACTGGAAAGCCGATAAGGGCGCTGATCGGGGGCTTCCACCTCAGGGGTGCCAACGAGGGCCTCCTCAGAGACGCCGTTGAAGGACTGAAAAAACTGAACGTGAAAGCCCTCTACGCAGGTCACTGCACGGGAATCGATGAGTACGCATACCTAAAAGCAAATCTGGAAAATGTTGAGCCCCTGTTCGTGGGAAGGGTGATAAAGGTTTAA
- a CDS encoding NifB/NifX family molybdenum-iron cluster-binding protein, with protein MRVLAPTNRGGLDDVIAGAFARAPTFTIVEVDPNGKITDVQVVQNSAGQAARGAGIQAAQFIINTGVDTVVALQFGPNSLGGLQAAGIRTFTVPGSMTVKEAINALLRGELPPAAGAGGGMGPGMGPGMGGGYGRGMGRGMGRGRGGGMGRGRGMGSGRGGWGGY; from the coding sequence GTGAGAGTACTTGCTCCAACCAATAGAGGGGGACTTGACGATGTTATTGCGGGTGCCTTTGCGAGGGCCCCAACCTTCACGATAGTGGAGGTAGACCCAAACGGGAAGATAACTGACGTTCAGGTGGTCCAGAACTCCGCGGGCCAGGCTGCCAGGGGTGCCGGCATTCAGGCGGCTCAGTTTATAATAAACACAGGCGTGGACACCGTGGTAGCACTCCAGTTCGGCCCAAACTCATTGGGTGGTCTCCAGGCAGCTGGAATACGGACCTTCACCGTTCCCGGGTCAATGACGGTTAAGGAGGCTATAAACGCCCTCCTGCGCGGTGAGCTCCCACCTGCCGCCGGAGCCGGCGGCGGTATGGGTCCCGGCATGGGGCCAGGTATGGGAGGAGGATACGGCAGAGGCATGGGAAGAGGAATGGGCCGTGGCAGAGGCGGTGGAATGGGAAGAGGCCGCGGAATGGGAAGCGGCAGAGGCGGATGGGGCGGTTACTGA